The proteins below come from a single Chryseobacterium nepalense genomic window:
- a CDS encoding PaaI family thioesterase has translation MNPRQVAEYMFDQDFFSQWMNIKLIDVKENYCLIEMPIKKEMINGLKTVHGGVTFAFADSALAFSSNNSGDAAVALNCIINFTKAGKEGDVFRAESILVNDTRKTAVYDIKITNQNKELIAKFVGTVYKIGKKVTEL, from the coding sequence ATGAATCCGAGACAGGTTGCAGAATATATGTTCGATCAGGATTTTTTTTCCCAATGGATGAATATCAAACTGATTGATGTTAAAGAAAATTATTGTTTAATAGAAATGCCCATTAAAAAAGAAATGATTAACGGGCTGAAAACCGTTCACGGGGGTGTTACGTTTGCTTTTGCAGATTCGGCACTGGCGTTTTCATCCAACAACTCCGGAGATGCTGCCGTAGCCCTGAACTGTATCATCAATTTTACCAAAGCAGGAAAAGAAGGCGATGTTTTCAGAGCAGAAAGCATTTTGGTAAATGACACCAGAAAAACTGCTGTTTACGATATAAAAATTACAAATCAAAATAAAGAATTGATTGCAAAATTTGTCGGAACAGTATATAAAATTGGAAAGAAAGTAACGGAGCTGTAA
- a CDS encoding four helix bundle protein encodes MINFENNPLIEKTVQFSLDIIEFCELLDEKRKFVIAKQLLRSGTSIGANSFEAQNPHSKSDFINKMKIAAKELEETKYWLYLCKHSKTYPFNEKLELQVAEIGKIIYKILSTSLKN; translated from the coding sequence ATGATAAATTTCGAGAACAATCCATTAATTGAGAAAACAGTTCAATTTTCTTTAGATATTATTGAATTTTGTGAACTGTTAGATGAAAAAAGAAAATTTGTTATTGCTAAACAATTGTTACGCTCTGGGACAAGCATAGGAGCCAACTCATTTGAAGCACAAAACCCACATAGCAAGAGTGATTTTATCAATAAAATGAAAATCGCAGCAAAAGAATTAGAAGAAACAAAATATTGGCTCTATCTCTGTAAGCATTCAAAAACTTATCCTTTTAATGAAAAGTTAGAACTTCAGGTTGCCGAGATTGGGAAAATTATATATAAAATATTAAGTACAAGTTTAAAAAATTAA
- the pcaF gene encoding 3-oxoadipyl-CoA thiolase produces the protein MNNVYIIDYIRTPISKLSGGLSEVRADDLAAIVIKEIIARNPEVPVEEIEDVIFGCANQAGEDNRNVARMGLLLAGLPYKIGGETVNRLCASGMSAVANAFRSIAAGEGEIYIAGGVEHMTRSPYVMSKPSTAFGRDSQMFDTTFGWRFINPKMKEMYGVDGMGETAENLADMHNISREDQDKFALWSQQKATKAQESGRLAEEIIKVEIPQKKGEPKIFDKDEFIKPASSMEGLGKLRPAFRKEGTVTAGNASGMNDGAAALILASEEAVQKYGLHPIAKILGSAVAGVEPRIMGIGPVEATQKVLKRVSLSLDDMDIIELNEAFAAQALAVTRTLGLKDDDSRVNPNGGAIAIGHPLGVSGARIVGSAAMELQKQNKKYALCTLCIGVGQGYAMVIEKV, from the coding sequence ATGAACAACGTATACATCATAGATTACATCAGAACACCCATTTCAAAATTAAGCGGTGGTCTTTCAGAAGTTAGAGCCGATGATTTGGCTGCCATTGTTATTAAAGAAATTATAGCAAGAAATCCTGAAGTTCCGGTTGAAGAAATTGAAGATGTTATTTTCGGATGTGCCAATCAGGCAGGTGAAGACAACAGAAATGTAGCCAGAATGGGTCTTTTATTGGCAGGGCTTCCGTATAAAATCGGCGGGGAAACCGTAAACAGATTATGTGCTTCGGGAATGTCTGCGGTGGCCAATGCATTTCGTTCTATTGCAGCTGGAGAAGGTGAAATTTATATTGCCGGCGGAGTGGAGCATATGACACGTTCGCCTTACGTAATGTCAAAACCCAGCACAGCTTTCGGAAGAGACAGCCAGATGTTTGATACCACTTTCGGATGGAGATTCATCAACCCGAAAATGAAAGAAATGTACGGGGTAGACGGAATGGGCGAAACCGCAGAAAACTTAGCGGATATGCACAATATCAGCCGTGAAGATCAGGATAAATTTGCCCTTTGGTCACAGCAAAAAGCAACGAAAGCCCAGGAAAGCGGAAGGCTTGCTGAAGAAATCATAAAAGTTGAAATTCCTCAGAAAAAAGGCGAACCGAAGATCTTTGATAAAGACGAATTCATTAAACCGGCTTCTTCAATGGAAGGTTTAGGGAAGCTTCGTCCTGCTTTCAGAAAAGAAGGAACGGTAACGGCTGGAAATGCTTCCGGCATGAATGACGGTGCAGCTGCATTGATCTTAGCCAGTGAAGAAGCAGTACAAAAATACGGACTTCATCCTATTGCAAAAATTTTAGGTTCAGCTGTTGCTGGTGTGGAACCAAGAATCATGGGAATCGGTCCTGTAGAAGCTACTCAGAAAGTATTAAAAAGAGTCAGTCTATCGTTAGACGATATGGATATTATCGAACTAAATGAAGCATTCGCAGCGCAGGCTTTGGCAGTAACCAGAACGTTAGGCCTAAAAGATGACGATTCAAGAGTGAATCCAAACGGAGGAGCGATTGCTATTGGTCATCCACTTGGTGTTTCGGGAGCAAGAATTGTTGGTTCTGCCGCAATGGAATTGCAAAAACAAAATAAAAAATATGCCTTGTGTACTCTTTGTATCGGTGTCGGACAAGGGTATGCGATGGTGATTGAAAAAGTATAA
- a CDS encoding transferase hexapeptide repeat family protein, producing MNIYSYHGIKPIIKSSAYVHPQAVIIGNVEIGEEVYVGPNAVIRGDWGKIIVKDGANVQENCTLHVFPGIETILEESAHIGHGAIIHSGHIGKNCLVGMNAVVMDKAVIGDECIIGALAFVPANFTCEPRKLIVGSPAKIIRDVSDEMIKWKTEGTRLYQELAREGKDAILPCEPFTEYVQQIPTKVVDYSIWDDIK from the coding sequence ATGAATATCTACTCATACCACGGAATCAAACCAATCATTAAATCTTCCGCTTACGTTCATCCGCAGGCGGTAATTATCGGCAATGTGGAAATCGGCGAAGAAGTTTATGTCGGTCCCAACGCGGTGATCCGTGGGGACTGGGGTAAAATTATCGTCAAAGACGGCGCTAATGTTCAGGAAAACTGTACGCTTCACGTTTTTCCCGGGATTGAAACCATTTTGGAAGAATCTGCACATATCGGTCATGGCGCCATTATTCATTCCGGGCATATCGGAAAAAACTGCTTAGTCGGAATGAATGCTGTCGTAATGGATAAAGCCGTTATTGGTGACGAATGTATTATTGGCGCTTTGGCTTTTGTACCTGCAAATTTTACTTGTGAACCAAGAAAACTGATCGTTGGAAGCCCAGCAAAAATTATCCGTGATGTTTCGGATGAAATGATTAAATGGAAAACAGAAGGGACAAGACTATATCAGGAATTGGCGAGAGAAGGAAAAGATGCTATTTTGCCTTGTGAGCCATTTACAGAATACGTTCAGCAGATTCCTACGAAAGTTGTTGATTACAGCATTTGGGATGATATTAAATAA
- the paaZ gene encoding phenylacetic acid degradation bifunctional protein PaaZ, giving the protein MEKLKNYIHGEWVEGTGNGIPLYNAVTGEQVAVSDTEGLNFEQALDYGRTVGYKNLSSMTFYDRGEMLKKVALYLLERKKKYYDLSYKTGATHVDSWVDIEGGFGTFFTYSGLAKRMLPNTPFWVDGETQKISANGTFLGTHILTPSEGVSIQINAYNFPVWGMLEKLSTSLLAGVPSIVKPSPYGSYLTNAVFHDMIESGLLPEGAVQLVCGEPGNILDYVQDGDSVLFTGSANTGRKLKSLPSVAGNAVRFNMEADSLNCSILGLDAKPGTPEFDLFIKEVRNEMTTKAGQKCTAIRRIVVPENLIGDVQHALSKALDQTKIGNPLSRETRMGSLVGKQQYDEVVRKINLLKAETELIYDGKHELVDADYENGAFMSPKLFLNDKPFEKNISHDVEAFGPVSTLMPYKDAEEAAALAKRGKGSLVGSIVSYDNNFVAETSWKMASQHGRIFVLNRDSAKESTGHGSPLPTLMHGGPGRAGGGEEMGGLNGLHFFLQKTAIQGSPDILTAITKIYQQGAEKKYSDKHPFRKYFEEVEVGDSLETAGRTVTDADIVNFSNVSWDHFYAHTDATSLTGTIFDKTVAHGYFILSAAAGLFVSGKKGPVIANYGLENCSFFKPVYAGDTITVYLTAKEKINRGVKGRNIPSGVVKWLVEVVNQRDEIVCVATILTLVAKQSPFIELNLKNIQKALNGLTESTQPEWGKMSPQQMIEHLEHGVLVSLGEPEADKCFTPEENLEKWQDSLYNHRKMPKDFPAPFLADDEKLLELRHKNLEAAKQSFLDNLKRFIIYYKENPQAEHMNFVFGKLNKEMWELMHRKHFTHHFEQFGLI; this is encoded by the coding sequence ATGGAAAAGTTAAAAAACTATATTCACGGCGAATGGGTCGAAGGAACCGGAAATGGTATTCCTTTGTACAATGCTGTGACAGGAGAACAGGTTGCTGTTTCTGATACGGAAGGCTTGAATTTTGAACAGGCTCTGGACTATGGAAGAACAGTCGGCTACAAAAACCTCTCGTCCATGACATTTTACGATCGTGGAGAAATGCTGAAAAAAGTAGCGCTTTACCTTTTAGAAAGAAAGAAAAAATATTACGATTTATCTTATAAAACAGGAGCAACTCATGTAGATTCGTGGGTAGATATTGAGGGCGGTTTCGGTACTTTCTTTACCTACTCAGGGTTGGCAAAGAGAATGCTTCCGAATACGCCTTTTTGGGTAGATGGGGAAACTCAGAAGATTTCTGCCAACGGAACTTTTTTGGGAACGCATATTTTAACACCAAGCGAAGGTGTTTCTATTCAGATCAATGCCTATAACTTCCCGGTTTGGGGAATGTTGGAAAAACTATCTACCTCGTTATTGGCAGGTGTTCCGTCTATTGTAAAACCTTCACCTTATGGTTCATATTTAACGAACGCCGTTTTCCACGATATGATCGAAAGCGGATTGCTTCCGGAAGGAGCCGTTCAGCTTGTGTGTGGTGAGCCTGGAAATATTCTGGATTACGTTCAGGATGGAGATTCTGTGTTGTTCACAGGTTCTGCCAATACAGGAAGAAAATTAAAATCGTTACCTTCGGTTGCAGGAAATGCGGTCCGTTTCAATATGGAAGCAGATTCTCTGAACTGTTCAATCCTTGGTTTGGATGCAAAGCCGGGAACTCCGGAATTTGATCTGTTCATCAAAGAAGTTCGTAACGAAATGACCACTAAAGCCGGGCAAAAATGTACAGCGATCCGAAGAATTGTTGTACCTGAGAATTTGATAGGCGATGTTCAGCATGCTTTATCTAAAGCTTTAGACCAGACAAAAATCGGTAATCCGTTAAGCAGAGAAACAAGAATGGGATCTTTGGTAGGAAAGCAGCAGTATGATGAAGTCGTTAGAAAAATCAATTTGCTGAAAGCAGAAACCGAGCTTATTTATGACGGAAAACATGAATTGGTAGATGCCGATTACGAAAACGGAGCCTTCATGAGCCCGAAACTGTTTTTAAATGATAAACCGTTCGAGAAAAATATTTCTCACGATGTCGAAGCTTTTGGTCCTGTTTCTACGTTAATGCCTTACAAAGATGCCGAAGAAGCTGCGGCGTTGGCAAAAAGAGGAAAAGGAAGTCTGGTTGGTTCCATCGTTTCTTATGATAATAACTTCGTTGCAGAAACCTCATGGAAAATGGCATCTCAGCACGGAAGAATTTTTGTGTTGAACAGAGACAGTGCGAAAGAAAGTACAGGTCACGGTTCGCCGCTTCCGACTTTAATGCATGGCGGCCCGGGAAGAGCAGGCGGCGGTGAGGAAATGGGCGGACTGAACGGTCTTCATTTTTTCCTTCAGAAAACGGCAATTCAGGGTTCTCCGGATATTTTAACGGCAATTACGAAAATTTATCAGCAGGGTGCTGAGAAAAAATATTCAGACAAACATCCTTTCAGGAAATATTTTGAAGAAGTTGAAGTTGGAGATTCTTTAGAAACCGCAGGAAGAACCGTAACGGATGCGGATATCGTAAATTTCTCCAATGTTTCATGGGATCATTTTTATGCGCACACCGATGCTACAAGTTTAACGGGAACTATTTTCGATAAAACGGTTGCTCACGGATATTTTATTCTTTCTGCGGCAGCAGGATTGTTTGTTTCCGGGAAAAAAGGGCCGGTTATTGCGAATTACGGACTGGAAAACTGTTCTTTCTTCAAGCCTGTTTATGCCGGAGATACAATCACGGTGTATTTAACAGCGAAAGAAAAGATCAACCGAGGCGTAAAAGGAAGAAATATTCCATCTGGTGTTGTAAAATGGCTGGTTGAGGTTGTTAATCAAAGAGATGAAATTGTTTGTGTGGCTACAATTTTAACATTAGTAGCAAAACAATCTCCTTTTATTGAGTTAAACCTGAAAAATATTCAGAAAGCATTAAATGGTTTAACGGAATCTACTCAGCCGGAATGGGGGAAAATGTCGCCTCAGCAAATGATCGAACATCTGGAGCATGGCGTATTAGTAAGTTTAGGAGAACCGGAAGCTGATAAATGCTTCACGCCTGAAGAAAATCTGGAAAAATGGCAGGATTCGCTGTACAATCACCGGAAAATGCCGAAAGATTTCCCTGCTCCGTTCTTAGCGGATGATGAAAAACTTTTAGAATTAAGACATAAAAATCTGGAAGCGGCTAAACAATCATTCCTGGACAATCTTAAGAGATTCATAATTTATTATAAAGAAAATCCACAGGCTGAGCATATGAATTTCGTGTTCGGGAAACTGAATAAAGAAATGTGGGAATTAATGCACAGAAAACATTTTACCCATCATTTTGAGCAGTTTGGATTGATTTAA
- a CDS encoding XAC2610-related protein yields MNHIKTFFAALFITIIFNSCRKEEYNDSYILEEKFVDNVHIGRQSKSKVEVKKFTNLKTRDTFVLVVFYDLKKSWVETKDGYFHHWEQTHCYYFDKDGLTGINAEISDFNNDGFKDFTFQSGIAARGGNVIKTLFIYNPESKNFTLIKNSDSFPNLSYNSTLNCINSLILTGSTTTSFLRIKGDSLDEFARVDVSDKILVEEKDSSGKFRIIEEKIFTGNDEDFYRTYKNYKPLEF; encoded by the coding sequence ATGAATCATATAAAGACTTTTTTTGCGGCATTATTTATTACAATCATTTTTAATTCTTGTCGAAAAGAGGAATATAATGATTCATATATTTTAGAAGAGAAATTTGTTGATAATGTACATATTGGCAGACAATCAAAATCAAAAGTTGAAGTTAAAAAATTTACCAATCTAAAAACCAGAGATACATTTGTGTTAGTAGTCTTTTATGATTTGAAAAAAAGCTGGGTTGAAACAAAAGATGGTTATTTTCATCATTGGGAACAAACCCATTGTTACTACTTCGATAAAGATGGTCTTACAGGAATAAATGCCGAAATTTCAGATTTCAACAATGATGGGTTTAAGGATTTTACTTTTCAAAGCGGAATAGCAGCAAGAGGCGGAAATGTTATCAAGACACTATTTATCTATAATCCCGAAAGTAAAAATTTTACTCTTATTAAAAACTCAGATTCTTTTCCAAACTTAAGCTACAATTCAACATTAAACTGCATTAATTCTCTTATTTTAACGGGATCTACAACTACCAGTTTTCTTAGAATTAAGGGAGATTCTTTAGATGAGTTTGCAAGAGTAGATGTGTCGGACAAAATTTTAGTTGAAGAAAAAGATTCTTCAGGGAAATTTAGAATTATCGAAGAAAAAATATTTACTGGTAATGACGAAGATTTTTACAGAACATATAAAAACTATAAACCTTTGGAATTTTGA
- a CDS encoding SMUG2 DNA glycosylase family protein — MKNFGEKVIEFNKKLSYNGNLPDDFHVLNPYLDNPETLLVMEEFYHKYYSDNHQRKFLVGINPSRHGAGVTGVPFTDTKRLESVCGIKMISAYTHEVSSVFVYDMISEYGGAKEFYKEIYINSPFPLAIVRKSKGSWINANYYDDKALFNDVKDFMIDSLKKHISLNLDTSEVFIMGKKNADFISKLNQEAQLFGKMTVLEHPRYIQQYKSKEKQLYIDKYILALKNT, encoded by the coding sequence ATGAAGAACTTCGGAGAAAAAGTCATAGAATTTAATAAAAAATTAAGCTATAACGGAAATCTTCCCGATGATTTTCATGTACTGAATCCTTATCTTGATAATCCCGAAACGTTACTGGTGATGGAAGAGTTTTATCATAAATATTATAGTGACAATCATCAAAGGAAATTTTTAGTTGGAATCAATCCCAGTCGCCATGGAGCCGGAGTTACCGGTGTGCCCTTCACGGATACCAAACGTCTGGAAAGTGTTTGCGGCATAAAAATGATTTCTGCTTATACGCATGAAGTTTCATCCGTTTTTGTCTATGATATGATTTCTGAATATGGTGGTGCAAAAGAATTTTATAAAGAAATTTACATTAATTCACCATTTCCGTTGGCCATTGTCAGAAAATCGAAAGGTAGCTGGATTAATGCCAATTACTACGATGATAAAGCTCTATTTAATGATGTTAAAGATTTTATGATTGATTCTTTAAAAAAACACATCAGCCTTAACCTGGATACGTCCGAAGTTTTTATCATGGGTAAAAAAAATGCAGACTTTATTTCGAAACTTAATCAGGAAGCTCAACTTTTTGGAAAAATGACCGTGCTGGAACATCCCAGGTATATTCAGCAATATAAATCAAAAGAGAAACAACTGTATATTGATAAATATATTTTAGCTTTAAAAAATACCTAA
- a CDS encoding DEAD/DEAH box helicase family protein, which yields MNSFPQGIQFKYSWRKYQQNLLDHLDDYFPDKHLHIVAPPGSGKTVLGLEIMLRLNKPALIVTPNLAIRSQWIQRFCELFLDEQVIPEWISTDIKNPGLLTVTTYQAIHAACNSKTETINKNYPDPKFDISSIIKILKKQNISTFILDEAHHLKSSWWKSITDIKEIISPTIVALTATPPFDVSGPEWERYIQLNGSVDIEISVPELMLEGDLCPHQDLVYFATPTKKEKYAIERYYETARIFFEELKTDKILLYAFENHPVYQNPEMHLEWIYENLSSYTSGLAYLNFKEKKIADIHFEIIDDQRKIVPAFNFFWLEELLYSYFFTFDNYFSDFREHRTNLESRLRRNGFLEKKRISFFDNKSLNQFFSLSMGKLEGIKDIVDFEFSVLKDDLKMVILTDFIKKEFLTGKYPNDVEPDKIGAIPIFEKLRRENSDKKKLGVLTGDIVIIPKTSEEIFNSLCLKKNLTAVSTTELSYDNEFLLVTISDAIRHAVVAIVTEIFQSGEIHVLIGTKSLLGEGWDAPKMNTLILASFVSSFVLSNQMRGRVIRTDKDTPHKTGNIWHLVCFDDKSENGGYDFDILKKRFKTFVGISHSNDPTIENNFERLNIKIHENKRDFALINFKTYTIAKDRENLSNQWNIALNKGNFLIEEIKIPEIKMQKSKDIKLGYLKKMLGDLLGILVSTFLLFLYEVVSEVVKSYDDIHSMEELFKVLVVIGILGIFTFGSKFIRAARQYYKYKNIAKYLKLIGNVVLKSLIRESIIKTSEKKLTVITSDDLYKNSVCYLEGGSKFEKSIFISALQEIISQNDNPRYLLKQKNRFLLFKRDIYFSVPEVFGKNKNSAEFFRETWSKTFCPSDLIFTRTPAGRKVLLKLRFQSLIDKDARIEHMYKWTK from the coding sequence ATGAATTCATTTCCACAAGGGATACAATTTAAATATAGCTGGAGAAAGTATCAGCAAAACTTATTAGATCATCTTGATGATTATTTTCCAGATAAGCATCTTCATATTGTTGCTCCTCCCGGTTCTGGGAAAACAGTTTTGGGATTGGAAATCATGTTAAGGTTGAATAAACCTGCTTTAATTGTCACACCCAATTTAGCCATCCGAAGCCAATGGATACAAAGATTCTGTGAATTGTTTCTTGATGAACAAGTAATACCTGAATGGATTTCAACAGATATTAAAAATCCGGGTCTTCTTACTGTAACCACGTATCAGGCAATTCATGCGGCATGTAATAGCAAAACCGAAACTATCAACAAGAATTATCCGGATCCTAAATTCGATATTTCGTCAATAATTAAGATCCTGAAAAAGCAGAATATTTCGACTTTTATTCTGGATGAAGCTCATCATCTGAAAAGTTCTTGGTGGAAGAGTATTACAGATATTAAAGAAATAATTTCACCCACTATCGTTGCGCTCACGGCAACACCTCCTTTTGACGTTTCCGGACCGGAATGGGAAAGATATATTCAGCTGAATGGTTCTGTGGATATTGAAATATCGGTTCCTGAGCTAATGCTTGAAGGAGATCTTTGTCCGCATCAGGATTTGGTATATTTCGCGACTCCTACTAAAAAAGAAAAATATGCTATTGAAAGGTATTATGAAACCGCGAGAATTTTTTTTGAGGAATTAAAAACAGATAAGATTTTATTGTATGCCTTTGAAAATCATCCTGTCTATCAAAATCCTGAGATGCATCTTGAATGGATTTATGAAAATCTTTCATCATATACTTCGGGTTTGGCCTATTTAAATTTCAAAGAAAAAAAAATTGCAGATATCCATTTTGAAATAATTGATGATCAACGAAAAATTGTTCCGGCATTTAATTTTTTCTGGCTTGAAGAATTGCTGTATTCTTACTTTTTTACTTTTGATAATTATTTTAGCGATTTTAGGGAACACCGTACGAATCTTGAAAGCAGATTGAGAAGAAACGGATTTCTTGAAAAGAAAAGGATAAGTTTTTTTGATAACAAAAGTCTAAACCAGTTCTTTAGTTTAAGCATGGGAAAACTTGAGGGAATAAAAGATATTGTTGATTTTGAATTCTCTGTACTGAAAGATGATCTGAAAATGGTTATCCTTACCGACTTTATCAAAAAAGAATTTTTAACAGGCAAATACCCAAATGACGTTGAGCCGGATAAAATTGGAGCTATTCCTATTTTTGAGAAACTTCGGAGAGAAAATTCGGATAAAAAAAAATTGGGAGTTCTTACCGGAGATATTGTTATCATTCCCAAAACGTCAGAAGAAATATTCAATTCTTTATGTCTAAAAAAAAATCTGACAGCTGTTTCAACTACAGAGCTTTCTTATGATAATGAATTTCTGCTAGTTACTATTTCAGATGCAATAAGACATGCTGTTGTTGCAATTGTAACGGAAATATTTCAGTCTGGAGAAATCCATGTACTGATTGGTACAAAGTCACTATTAGGCGAAGGGTGGGACGCGCCAAAAATGAATACTCTTATTCTTGCAAGTTTTGTAAGCTCATTTGTGCTTTCCAATCAGATGAGAGGCAGAGTAATAAGAACTGACAAAGATACGCCCCATAAAACGGGAAATATCTGGCATCTGGTATGCTTTGATGATAAAAGCGAAAATGGTGGGTATGATTTTGATATTCTTAAAAAAAGATTTAAAACTTTTGTGGGAATTTCACACAGTAATGATCCTACAATCGAAAATAATTTTGAGCGACTGAATATTAAAATCCACGAAAATAAAAGAGATTTTGCTTTAATTAATTTCAAAACCTATACAATTGCTAAAGACCGTGAAAATCTTTCTAACCAATGGAATATTGCTTTAAATAAAGGAAATTTTCTGATCGAAGAAATAAAAATCCCTGAAATAAAAATGCAGAAAAGCAAAGATATCAAGCTTGGCTATCTGAAAAAGATGTTAGGAGATTTATTAGGAATCCTGGTATCTACCTTTTTACTTTTTCTTTATGAAGTGGTTTCTGAAGTTGTGAAATCATATGATGATATTCATTCTATGGAAGAACTTTTCAAAGTTTTGGTTGTTATCGGTATTTTAGGAATTTTTACTTTCGGTAGTAAGTTCATAAGGGCAGCCAGACAATATTATAAGTATAAAAATATAGCAAAATATCTTAAATTAATTGGAAATGTAGTTTTAAAATCTCTTATAAGGGAGAGTATCATTAAAACTTCTGAGAAGAAGTTAACAGTTATCACTTCAGATGATCTTTACAAAAATTCTGTTTGTTATTTAGAGGGAGGCAGCAAGTTTGAAAAATCAATATTTATATCGGCATTGCAAGAAATAATTTCGCAGA